The following are encoded in a window of Bacillus sp. SORGH_AS_0510 genomic DNA:
- a CDS encoding CPBP family intramembrane glutamic endopeptidase, with amino-acid sequence MDTTNLEAGNDVMIPNLAKPISKKLLFAMLIVTIGAEVLLYLSRYSYMASSLYDGMMVGSFFIGWKLFKRLSSPQDSPKRPRQVIMQFSGAFLIFFLGSTVINIYSSNTFLEFNDDYDQYVQDYTESQAYEPDIEEAPIDHVWSFFDKVDTIGSDIYADTLAGLEEVWRLAYMILILIVFRKLFPKRWESGRRDVFLMLALFLTSILFGIDHTLDTEQPWSIRIGAIVTFANMGLLFGIILLWTRNLWVTVLVHSLYDITATLSWYYIDYAVEYFALGCFILYLILFTLEKLQQKRVRKEMGAVDLAQGS; translated from the coding sequence ATGGACACAACAAATTTAGAGGCAGGGAATGACGTTATGATACCTAATTTAGCCAAACCGATTTCGAAAAAACTCCTTTTTGCCATGCTCATTGTAACCATCGGTGCCGAGGTTCTACTCTATCTATCCCGATACAGCTATATGGCCAGCTCGTTGTATGACGGGATGATGGTAGGTTCTTTTTTTATCGGTTGGAAGTTGTTTAAACGTCTCAGCAGCCCGCAGGATTCTCCTAAGCGTCCGCGACAGGTGATAATGCAATTTTCAGGTGCCTTCCTTATTTTCTTCCTTGGAAGCACGGTGATCAATATTTACTCTAGTAATACCTTTTTGGAATTTAACGATGATTATGATCAATACGTGCAGGATTATACGGAATCCCAAGCATATGAACCAGACATTGAAGAAGCTCCGATCGACCATGTGTGGTCCTTTTTCGATAAAGTCGATACGATTGGCTCGGATATATATGCCGATACGCTCGCCGGTTTAGAAGAAGTATGGCGGCTGGCCTATATGATTCTTATACTGATCGTTTTTCGGAAGCTCTTTCCTAAGCGGTGGGAAAGCGGGAGAAGGGACGTGTTCCTCATGCTTGCGCTTTTCCTAACTTCCATTTTATTTGGCATCGATCACACCTTAGATACAGAGCAGCCATGGTCGATTCGGATCGGAGCGATTGTAACCTTCGCGAACATGGGGCTGTTGTTCGGCATAATTTTATTATGGACCCGCAACCTTTGGGTAACGGTTCTTGTTCACTCTCTTTACGATATAACAGCCACGCTTTCTTGGTACTATATCGATTATGCGGTTGAATATTTTGCACTAGGTTGTTTCATTCTTTACCTCATTCTTTTTACCTTAGAAAAATTACAGCAAAAACGTGTTCGGAAGGAAATGGGTGCTGTGGATCTGGCACAGGGTTCATAA